GATTGTGGAAGGGACCAGCAATGTGCAGAAGATGATCATCGCCGGCATCACGTGCGGCCATCAGCCGAACCGATAGAAGGAAGGGGAGTCAGGGGGTATGGCACCGGAGTGGAAAGAGCTGACGGAAAAATTCCAAGCGGAACGGGAAAGGCTTCGAGCGGGCGGTGGCTCGGAGCTTCAGGCCAAGGAACACGCGAAAGGGAAGCTTACCGCCCGGGAACGCATCGATCTTTTGTTCGATCCCGGCACCTTTGAGGAACTGGACCTTTTTGCCAAGCACATCGGCCGGGATTACGGGTTGGACAAAAGGGAGTTACCCGCCGATGGGGTCATTATCGGCTATGGGGAAATCAACGGTCGAGGTTGCATGGTTTATGCGGAAGATTTTACCGTGGTGGCCGGCACCTTTGGGGAAATGCACGGGCGAAAGATCTGCAAAATCATCGACATGGCCCGAAAATACGGTTACCCCGTTGTAGGAATCAATGATTCGGGTGGAGCCCGCGTGACCGAACAAATGGGGGCTTTGAGCCAATACGGTCAGTTGTTCTATCGTCACGTGGCGGCTTCGGGCGTTGTCCCTCAAATCGCTCTTATCATGGGTCCTGTGGCCGGCGGCCAGGCCTATTCGCCTGCGCTTATGGACTTCATCTTCATGGTGGACAAAACCAGTTCCATGTTCATTGCCGGTCCCCCCTTAGTGGAAGCGGTGGTCTACGAAAAGACCGACGAACAATCCCTGGGAGGGCCCAAGGTGCATGGGCGCATTACGGGAGTTTCCGACGGCACCATGGCGGATGATCGCCAATGTTTAGAACAAACACGGCGCCTTTTGTCCTATCTGCCTCTGAACAATAAGGAACTGCCTCCTTATGAGGTGCCCGAAGATAGTCCGGATCGAGAAACCAAGGAACTGGAAGAGATCATTCCGACGGACCAGAAGAAACTCTACAACATGCGCCGGGTCATCGAGGTGGTTTTTGATCGGGGCAGTTTCTTTGAACTGAAAAAGGAATTCGCCCAGAACCTCATCATCGGCTTCGCCCGCCTTAACGGCCATGTGGTCGGTGTTGTGGCCAATAACCCCATGAAATACAACGGTGCCTTGGACTACAATGCGGCGGACAAAGGATCTCGTTTCATAAGATTTTGCGACGCTTTCAATATTCCTTTGATCAATCTGCAGGATGTCCCGGGCTTTCTCATCGGTACACGATCGGAACACAACGGCATCATTCGTCACGGCGCCAAAATGCTTTATGCCTACGCGGAAGCTACCGTGCCCAAAATCACCTGCGTTGTGCGAAAGGCCTATGCGGGAGGCTACCTGGCCATGTGCAGCAAGGACTTGGGAGCGGACGTGGTCTTTGCTCTGCCTACAGCCGAAATCTGCCTCATGGGCCCTCAAGGAGCGGTGAACATTCTATTTCGTAAGGAAATTGCCTCCGCTCAGGATCCAGAAAAGATACGCGCCGAACGTGAAGCCGAATTCATGGAACGCTACGTCAATCCCACTTATGCTGCCGGCTTGCAGCACGTGGATGATATCATCTTGCCTGCGGAACTGCGCCGACGCCTCATAAGAGCTCTGGAAATGACCCTGGACAAGGACGAAGAAGCTCCGGAGCGCAAGCACGGCATCACGCCTGTGTGACGCGCGCCTGGAAGGGGGAAGGAGCCGCCGTGACGGCATCTTTTCCCCTTTTTCATTTCCTAAAAAGGTTGTTTCTTCTCGACAAAAATTGTACGAAATCTTTTGAAGTCTTTGGTGGGTTTCCAATGGCTGAGGCTATTGGAAAGGGAGCCGGAGTGAATGGAGGATCAAAAGAAAGGAGAGGCGTATGAGGAAGCTTGCATTGGTGGGAATGTTGGTCATGTGTCTATTTATCGGACAGGCTCAGGCCCAATCGGCCAAGGTGCTGGTGGCCACGGGAGGGATCGGCGGCGTTTATTACTATTACGGCACACAGGTGGCTGAAATTCTGACCAAGAACAATGCGGTTCCTGCGACGGCGATTCAGACCGCGGCCTCCGTGGACAATATGCTTCTCATTCGAGACAAGACGGATCCGGACAAGAAAACCTATTTTCTGGCCACGGTGCTTCCTGACACCGCCTACTTTACCTTCACCGGAAAGCATGAGAAGTTTGCGGACAGACCTGCCAAAGCCAGTATTTTATGGATGATGTACCCGAATTACCTGCATGTGGTGACCACCGACCAGTCCGGGATCAAAACCTTAGCCGACCTCAAAGACAAACGTGTTTCCACTGGGGCTCCTGGAAGCGGCACCGAATTTACCGCGCTGAATCTGTTGAAGGCGGCGGGCATCAATCCCGAAGGGTTCAAGAAATGGGAAAAACTCGGGGCCAAGGAATCCGATGAAGCTTTGGCCAACGGGACCATTGACGCTTACTTTTGGTCCGGCGGGTTGCCCACAGGAAGCGTTGTGGAACTGGCTAACACCTTGAAACGCAAGGGCATGAACTTGGCCTTGGTGCCTCTGCCGGAAAAGGATCCTGGAGTCGTTGCTTTCATGAAGGAGTTTGAGGGCCTCGTGGATCCGACTATGGTCAAGAAGGAAGTCTATTCTTTGACCGAAGATGTTCCTACTCTGGCGTTCTGGAACATGTTCGTGGCGCCCGACAGTCTTCCCGAAGATTTGGCATACACAATCACTAAGACGGTTTTTGAAAACCTGGAAACGCTCCATGCTTCGGTGAAGCCGTCCAAGGACACGACAGCGGAGAATACGGCTCGCTTTGTCGGCAAAACGGCTATTCCGTTCCATCCCGGGGCTGTGCGTTACTTTAAGGAAAAGGGCCTTTTGAAATAGCAGGATTGTTTCGGGCATGAGCGTGCGCCCTACGGTGATCAGCCTGACGGTTTTGCTTCTCGCACTGTTCACCGTAGGGTTTTTCTTGAAACCTGTCCGGTTGGTTCATGAAGGCCGGTCTCGTGTGGTGCTTCTGTACCGTTTTCAAAAAGGCGCCTGGCATTTCGTCAACTCGGTAACCCTCAAACCGGTAACCATTCATTTTCAAGTGCTTTCCCAGTTTGACCATTTCTCCATGGAAACGGATGAGGAGACCGAAAACTACTACACATCAGGAACTTACGAGATCGACGCTCTTTTATCCCGCCAGAAGACGTCCTCGCTCAAGCTGTGCAGTGTGCAAGGGATCGTGCTCTCCTTTGGTGACGACAGGTGGGAGATTCAAGACGGCTGCTTGGAGGTGACTCTGTTATGGACGTTTTGATTCGAAGACTTGTGTATGTGCTGGCCATCGTGGGAACGCTCTATCATCTCTACCTAGTCGTTCACCCGTATACCCCCATGTCATCATTCCATTTTTCCATCCTGGACCTGACCCAGGTGCAGCGGGCCACTCACGTGTGCATGATTGCACTTCTTGGGTATTGGGTATGCATCTACAAATTGAAAGCTCGAAGCCTGTGGGGTGCACTCCCATTACTGGTGATGACAGCCTTTCTTACATATGAATTCATACGCTTGGATCTACCCCTGTTCCTGAAGGTTTTGGGCTTTGGGGTCTGGGTTTTAACCATGGTTTCGGTGACCATTCCGCACGTGAGTGCTTACGCCAACCTTTTGTGTGGCATTCTGAGCCTTTTTCCCTTTTTGTACCTTGTGGTCACTTATGAAAAGCTTATCTATCGCGCCATCATGCCGGAACCTTGGGATCTTTTCATGGCTTTTTCGGAAGTCCTTTTGGTCTTGGGAGTGATCTTTCGGCTCAGCGGCCCCATCATGCCGACCTTGGTCATGATCTTTATCCTTTATAATGTTTACGGCCATTACATACCCGGCACCTTCGCCAATCCCGGATTCAGTGTGGATATGTTGCTGGGCAAGATGTATTGCGAAACGGAAGCCGGCATCTTCGGCTCCATTACGGGTGTTTCCTTGAAATACCTCATCTATTTCACCACACTGGGAGCCGTGGTAAGCCAAATGGGGTTCGGCAAGATTCTCGCCAACATTGCCCTTCTTCTGGTGGGCCGTAGCCCCGCATCTCCGGGCCGAGCCAGTTCCGTCATGGCGGTGCTCATGGGGATGTTTTCCGGGTCCGGAGCCGCCGACACTCAGTTTGTGGCAACCCTCACGCGACCCCTTTACGATCAGGTGCGCTACAATCGTCTTGTGGCGGCGGGTGTCATAGCAACAGTAGGTTCCATCGCCTATATTACCCCTCCGGTCATGGGGTCCGTTTCGTTTATCATGGTGGAACTTCTCTCCATTCCCTACTCCATGATCATTGTGATGGCTACAGGGCCGATGCTGCTCTATCTGCTGGGTATTGTGCTTTATAATGAATTGTACGTACGTCGTGAAAAACTGCCTCATCTGGAGATCACCGCCACGACCAACTGGGCGTATTTTTGGCGCTACTGTTATATTTTCCTCCCCATCCTTGTGATTATTGCTTTGATTTACCGAGGTTTTGCCATCAATTTGACCGTGTCTGTAGCCATCGGGCTGTTTTTATTGTTCGCCTATGCCGACGGATCGGTGAGGCCTCCTGTGAGCAAAGTCTGGGATGCTCTGGAAGAAGGTACCGTGTCCCTTTTGCACATCGCCAGTGCGGTCATCGCGGCGAACATGATCATGTCCATGATGGTGCTCAGCGGTTTGGCGTCCAAGTTTTCCATCGTCATGTTAAAGATCAGCGGCTCAAGCCTTCTTTTGGCTACGCTGTTCACCGGTGTTTTCAGCCTCATTTTGGGCATGGGTGTCCCTCCCATCGCAACCTATGTTCTGACTTCGGCTCTCACCGCGCCCACGATTCAAAAATTGGCCATGATCAACGGCATTCCCGAAGGACCGGCTCTGCTGGCCACGCACATGTTCCTCTTTTACTTTGCCGTACTGGCGGAAGTCACACCGCCTGTGGCGCTTTCGGCCTATGCGGCGGGGGCCGTCATGGGAACGGATCCCATAAAGACCGGTGTCTTCGCCGCGCGCGTGGCTCTGCCCAAGTATTTCATCGGGCTCACCTTTATCTTGTCGCTGAGCGGCACAGGGCTTCTCATTGTTCCAATCACGGAAATCTTTTCCGGATGGGAGGCATTTCAAGCGATTGCGCTACGGTACATGGCCTCCATTGGAGCGGTGATTTTTCTCAATGTGGGAGTGGTAGGCTTTCTGTTTCGACCCCTTTCTATGGTGGAACGATGGATTACAGGCGTCTGCGGCGTCTTGCTCTTTTATCCACAGTTAGGCTTTAACGCCGTCAGCGCAGCCATAGCCATGGCGATCTGCGCCAAGGCATGGGTCACTCGGGCTCAAGAAGCCCAGGTCCAGGCCCAAACGTAGAACAAAAGAAGGGGGTTCCCTCATTATTGCCTGCCACCTAGCCAGCCCGGACCCATAGGGGCGGACGCGGACCCGTGTGTCCGCCCCACCAACCCGTAGGGATGAGTCTTATACCCGAGAACCCCATCCTCAGCCAGAGGTCTTCCCAGGCTTTGGTTGATCAAGAATCCTCACCTTCCGGGCAGGGGTTTGGGAAGGAGGCGCCTTGTCAAATCTTTTCGAAACTCGGGTGGAAACGGCTTTTGCCCGAGACACATGGCTAAAAGATCCATATCGTCCAAGGCCAAAAGATTTTCCAGTTCGTAAAGATCTTGTTCCCCAAGATCCTGAGCATGTTCATTCCAGAAACGGCAAAGGATAAGTTCCAGTTCCTGCGTAGCGCGTCGCCGGCACAAGTAATGAAGTTTCCGGCGCAACCTTTCGAGACATTCCTTTTCGTAAAGATTTCCAGACTCCGCCACCTTTGGGACTCCCCTTCCTTTCGGGCTTCTCTGGTTTCAGCCTGAGGCTCCGTTTTCCCTCGGGCGCCACTGCTTCGCCCACAAGACAATCTGTCGAAGAATCGTCGGATGGTACAGCATGGCCACGTGACTCATGGGCGGTGTCCATTGTAGCTGCCAATGAGACCCAGCGGGTTCCAGAGCTTCCATGGGGAGGACCATATTGTCTACGGGAGAAACCAGAGCCAGGCAGGAGGTGCTTGTGTCGGCGAGGGCTGTTTCATCGTGTTCGATCTTTTGGATGAGGGAGCTTCGATAGGCAAGGGATCGTCCCAGCTTTCCTAAAGCGAAAACGGCTAGGCGGCTGCCTTGATGGGGAGATCCTAAAGTCAGGCAACCGGCCAAGGTTTTGGGCTTGAGCCTGGTGATGGCATGCCGGGCCAAGAGACCGCCCAGGCTGTGACCGATCACAAGAAGGGGACGATCTGGAGCCATGCGATGCAAAGCTTCCAGATCATGACTCAGCCGAGCGCTTAATTGAAAAAAATCCGTCTTCCAGCATGCATAGGACCAGGATCGAACATCTTCAAAGCCGGCCCGCTTCAAAGCCCAATGGATGAACAAAAAAGCGCTGCGGTTGTGATAAAGCCCGTGCAGAGTGACAATAATAGGATTGTTGCCGTCACCTTGTTCTTGGTTCTTTTTACGCTCGGGAAGCCAGCCAAGAGGAAAGGTCAGCACAGCCAAGGTTTGAGCCATGAGAGCCCACAGATACCCTTGGAGGACACACAGTACAAGACGCCCTTGGCATCGAAGACGGAGATTCTCTAGCGCCGGCCCGTTAGCCGTATCGTACCAGTAAAGCACATAGGTCATGCTTGCAAAGAAAAAAACAATCGCCAAAAAAATGGAGAACACTGTCATCATAGATAGCCTTTCTCTTGCAAAAACCCGAAAACGTCTTTGAGTTCCGGGACACTGCCGTCGGGAGGCTCCCTTTTTCCGTTCAGAATCTCGGCAAGAATGTCCCGTTCCCTTTCCGGTCGGCACAGAATCCATAGGCTTTGCATGCCGACAAGACGGGCTGGAGCCATATCCAATTCGTAGGAATCCCCGACCATCCAGCACGGAGCAAAACCCCGTCGACGGGCGGCATCCACAGCTTTTTGAAAGAGATCTTGCGCAGGTTTTTTGACACCCATTCGGTAGCTCAGAAATTGAAAATCCGTCAGGGCCTCGATCTCCGCACAGCGTTTTTGAAACCCAAGGAAAAAAGGATGCCAGATGTTGGAAATGAGACCCACGCTGTGTCCGGCCTGTTTCAGGCGGCGAATCAGCGCCGTCGCTTCCGGAATTTCGCGGACACAGGCTATCTGATCATCCCAGATTCGGCGCACTTCTTGAGCCACAAGGGAAGGTTCAATGTTTGGAAGGAGGCGTGCCACCGCTTCACTGATGGTTTCCGGTGTTTCAGCCCAAAGGGTCATGATGAGCTTTCCGACCGCTTTGGTCTGATGTTCATTCAGACCAAGGGCGGATTCCAAAAGACGTCGAGGGGATTGGGCAGCGCCGGTCACCAGAGTGTGTCCGATGTCAAAGAAAAAAGCGGCTTTTGGCATAGCTTACCCTGAAAGTTTTTATTCCTGTCGAAAAACGGATCCGTCTCGAAGACACCGTTCGGCCCGTTCCAGTTGACGTCCCACGTACAAGGCGTGATTGATGTCCGAAAGAGCTCCATCCCTGGCCAGTTCATGCTGAATACGAGACGCCTTGGTATGCCGATAGGTTTTAAGCGTCACATCTCCATGACGATGTTCCACGACAATGGCGTCCTTGTCGAGACGGATACGAAAATACCCCATGGGATCTTCTCGATACTGAAACGACTTTTCCGCGGCAATGATGGAAGCACGGTCTTCCTGTGCCGTGTCGATGGTGATGGAATGGCTGAAAACCGTAATGGGCCCTGGGGTCGTAGAAAGACGGTGAGCTACATAATGCTGCACGGCCATAAGTCCATAAAAATTAACCAGCCAAGCATCCAGAGCATTGTGAGTACGAAACACCGCAGTGAGCGTCAAAGTGCCTTGAAAAATTCGAAAGAAGATGCTGACTAGGCACGGATGTCCTGTCTCGGCCGTCAGGTCGCGGCGAGGATCCCAAAGGACGGCGTAGGCTTTTCGGTCCTGAAGGTCTCTTCGAAGACGTTCAATAACGGCCTGGAGGCTATCCAGACCGAAATAGGCCCGCAGGCGGTTTCCGTAATT
This genomic window from Desulfosoma sp. contains:
- a CDS encoding succinate dehydrogenase assembly factor 2; protein product: MAESGNLYEKECLERLRRKLHYLCRRRATQELELILCRFWNEHAQDLGEQDLYELENLLALDDMDLLAMCLGQKPFPPEFRKDLTRRLLPKPLPGR
- a CDS encoding TRAP transporter fused permease subunit, with translation MDVLIRRLVYVLAIVGTLYHLYLVVHPYTPMSSFHFSILDLTQVQRATHVCMIALLGYWVCIYKLKARSLWGALPLLVMTAFLTYEFIRLDLPLFLKVLGFGVWVLTMVSVTIPHVSAYANLLCGILSLFPFLYLVVTYEKLIYRAIMPEPWDLFMAFSEVLLVLGVIFRLSGPIMPTLVMIFILYNVYGHYIPGTFANPGFSVDMLLGKMYCETEAGIFGSITGVSLKYLIYFTTLGAVVSQMGFGKILANIALLLVGRSPASPGRASSVMAVLMGMFSGSGAADTQFVATLTRPLYDQVRYNRLVAAGVIATVGSIAYITPPVMGSVSFIMVELLSIPYSMIIVMATGPMLLYLLGIVLYNELYVRREKLPHLEITATTNWAYFWRYCYIFLPILVIIALIYRGFAINLTVSVAIGLFLLFAYADGSVRPPVSKVWDALEEGTVSLLHIASAVIAANMIMSMMVLSGLASKFSIVMLKISGSSLLLATLFTGVFSLILGMGVPPIATYVLTSALTAPTIQKLAMINGIPEGPALLATHMFLFYFAVLAEVTPPVALSAYAAGAVMGTDPIKTGVFAARVALPKYFIGLTFILSLSGTGLLIVPITEIFSGWEAFQAIALRYMASIGAVIFLNVGVVGFLFRPLSMVERWITGVCGVLLFYPQLGFNAVSAAIAMAICAKAWVTRAQEAQVQAQT
- a CDS encoding TAXI family TRAP transporter solute-binding subunit: MRKLALVGMLVMCLFIGQAQAQSAKVLVATGGIGGVYYYYGTQVAEILTKNNAVPATAIQTAASVDNMLLIRDKTDPDKKTYFLATVLPDTAYFTFTGKHEKFADRPAKASILWMMYPNYLHVVTTDQSGIKTLADLKDKRVSTGAPGSGTEFTALNLLKAAGINPEGFKKWEKLGAKESDEALANGTIDAYFWSGGLPTGSVVELANTLKRKGMNLALVPLPEKDPGVVAFMKEFEGLVDPTMVKKEVYSLTEDVPTLAFWNMFVAPDSLPEDLAYTITKTVFENLETLHASVKPSKDTTAENTARFVGKTAIPFHPGAVRYFKEKGLLK
- a CDS encoding acyl-CoA carboxylase subunit beta → MAPEWKELTEKFQAERERLRAGGGSELQAKEHAKGKLTARERIDLLFDPGTFEELDLFAKHIGRDYGLDKRELPADGVIIGYGEINGRGCMVYAEDFTVVAGTFGEMHGRKICKIIDMARKYGYPVVGINDSGGARVTEQMGALSQYGQLFYRHVAASGVVPQIALIMGPVAGGQAYSPALMDFIFMVDKTSSMFIAGPPLVEAVVYEKTDEQSLGGPKVHGRITGVSDGTMADDRQCLEQTRRLLSYLPLNNKELPPYEVPEDSPDRETKELEEIIPTDQKKLYNMRRVIEVVFDRGSFFELKKEFAQNLIIGFARLNGHVVGVVANNPMKYNGALDYNAADKGSRFIRFCDAFNIPLINLQDVPGFLIGTRSEHNGIIRHGAKMLYAYAEATVPKITCVVRKAYAGGYLAMCSKDLGADVVFALPTAEICLMGPQGAVNILFRKEIASAQDPEKIRAEREAEFMERYVNPTYAAGLQHVDDIILPAELRRRLIRALEMTLDKDEEAPERKHGITPV
- a CDS encoding HAD family hydrolase is translated as MPKAAFFFDIGHTLVTGAAQSPRRLLESALGLNEHQTKAVGKLIMTLWAETPETISEAVARLLPNIEPSLVAQEVRRIWDDQIACVREIPEATALIRRLKQAGHSVGLISNIWHPFFLGFQKRCAEIEALTDFQFLSYRMGVKKPAQDLFQKAVDAARRRGFAPCWMVGDSYELDMAPARLVGMQSLWILCRPERERDILAEILNGKREPPDGSVPELKDVFGFLQEKGYL